The following coding sequences are from one Shewanella violacea DSS12 window:
- a CDS encoding 1-acylglycerol-3-phosphate O-acyltransferase, which yields MLLILRSLILAVMLLLAFVFGGLFCLFRPRHRDNVHMFAKIFSYAAPVLGIKVIVRKPTSGLKDEPCIYLANHQNNFDMFTHTAAVPKGTVSLGKKSLAWVPFFGQIYWLSGNILIDRKNRNKAFETMAQTAKKIKEKCLSIWIFPEGTRSHGKGLLPFKSGAFHTAIAAGVSMVPVLASNQGHIKLNRWNNGIVIIEMMEPIETKGLAKHQVKELSSRIHVLMSAKLTQLNLEASALMAK from the coding sequence GTGCTGTTAATTCTCAGATCGTTGATATTAGCTGTGATGTTATTGCTAGCATTTGTTTTTGGTGGCCTTTTTTGTCTGTTCAGACCTCGCCATAGAGACAATGTACACATGTTCGCTAAAATATTTTCCTATGCTGCGCCGGTATTAGGCATCAAGGTTATAGTTCGTAAACCAACTTCTGGCTTAAAAGATGAACCTTGTATTTATCTTGCCAATCATCAAAATAATTTCGATATGTTCACTCATACCGCTGCGGTTCCTAAGGGGACAGTGAGTCTGGGTAAGAAAAGCTTAGCCTGGGTTCCATTTTTTGGTCAAATTTACTGGTTATCGGGTAATATCTTGATCGATAGAAAGAATCGTAATAAAGCCTTCGAAACCATGGCACAAACAGCCAAAAAGATTAAAGAGAAGTGTCTGTCTATTTGGATCTTCCCCGAAGGTACACGCTCACATGGTAAGGGCTTATTGCCGTTCAAATCAGGCGCCTTCCATACTGCCATCGCGGCGGGTGTCTCTATGGTGCCTGTATTAGCCTCCAATCAGGGGCATATCAAGCTTAATCGTTGGAACAATGGCATTGTCATCATAGAGATGATGGAACCTATTGAAACTAAGGGGCTGGCTAAGCACCAGGTCAAGGAGCTTTCATCGCGTATCCACGTGTTAATGTCAGCCAAGTTGACTCAGCTTAACCTGGAAGCATCGGCGTTAATGGCCAAGTAA
- a CDS encoding formate--tetrahydrofolate ligase has product MLSDIEISRQTKSSPISEIANKLGIEPSELSLFGDTKAKIRLSVLDRLQGNLEGKLVIVTAVTPTPFGEGKTVTSIGLTQGLNAIGKRATACIRQPSMGPVFGIKGGAAGGGYAQVVPMEELNLHLTGDIHAVSSAHNLATAAIDACLFHESRLSREEYIAQSGSEPLNIDPKQILWRRVVDHNERSLRNISVGIGGNNGPVHDSGFDITAASELMAILALSRDLQDMRRRIGRLILALDTQGKPITAEDVGVAGAMTVIMRDAIEPTLMQTLTGDPCLIHAGPFANIAHGNSSIIADRIALKLSDFVVTEAGFGSDMGFEKFCNIKVRESGRAPDAAVVVVTLKALKANSGQESAKDINDQDMPRLQSGFANLKWHIDNVSQYGVPVVVAINRFPTDTQEELQWLKGAVAETSAFGCEISDAFCEGASGAEALARAVVSATEQASEFKFLYPLDVSLEAKLMTIAEAGYGAKGIALTPEARQQLNQIKAMGLDGLGICVAKTPLSICHDPKVKGIPTDFELPITQFKINAGAGFITALVGKVMTMPGLSVRPGYRNIDINQQDEIVGLA; this is encoded by the coding sequence ATGCTGTCAGATATAGAGATCTCTCGTCAAACAAAGTCTAGCCCCATCAGCGAGATCGCTAACAAGCTAGGGATTGAGCCCAGTGAACTATCGCTATTTGGTGATACTAAGGCCAAGATCCGTTTATCAGTCTTAGATCGTCTACAAGGAAATTTGGAGGGTAAACTGGTGATTGTAACGGCCGTGACTCCGACTCCGTTTGGCGAAGGTAAGACAGTCACTAGCATAGGTCTGACTCAAGGGCTAAATGCTATAGGCAAGCGTGCTACTGCTTGTATTCGTCAGCCCAGTATGGGGCCTGTATTTGGCATAAAGGGCGGGGCAGCGGGTGGTGGATATGCTCAAGTGGTGCCCATGGAGGAGCTTAACTTGCACCTCACCGGCGATATACATGCGGTGAGCAGCGCTCATAACTTAGCTACAGCGGCTATTGATGCATGTCTGTTTCATGAGTCCAGGTTATCTAGAGAGGAATATATTGCGCAATCTGGTTCAGAGCCGCTCAATATCGATCCTAAGCAGATCCTATGGCGCAGGGTTGTGGATCATAATGAGCGCAGCTTGAGAAATATCAGCGTGGGAATTGGGGGGAATAACGGACCTGTGCACGATTCTGGCTTCGACATCACGGCGGCATCTGAGCTGATGGCGATACTCGCCTTGAGTCGGGATCTGCAGGATATGCGTCGACGTATAGGTCGGTTAATATTGGCATTAGATACACAAGGAAAGCCGATCACGGCAGAAGATGTGGGCGTTGCCGGTGCTATGACTGTCATCATGAGGGATGCAATCGAGCCGACCCTGATGCAGACGTTAACCGGGGATCCCTGTCTCATTCACGCCGGGCCTTTTGCCAATATTGCCCATGGGAACTCATCGATTATCGCCGATAGAATAGCACTCAAGCTGTCGGATTTTGTGGTCACAGAAGCTGGTTTTGGCTCAGATATGGGCTTCGAGAAATTCTGTAATATTAAGGTTAGAGAATCAGGTCGAGCGCCCGATGCAGCTGTTGTCGTGGTGACCCTGAAAGCACTTAAGGCCAATTCAGGTCAAGAGTCTGCAAAGGATATCAATGATCAGGATATGCCGCGTTTACAATCGGGTTTTGCTAACCTCAAGTGGCATATAGACAATGTGAGCCAATATGGCGTTCCTGTGGTAGTGGCAATTAACCGCTTCCCAACTGATACCCAAGAAGAGCTCCAATGGCTTAAAGGAGCTGTGGCCGAGACGTCTGCCTTTGGCTGTGAAATAAGTGATGCCTTCTGTGAAGGGGCTAGTGGCGCTGAAGCTCTAGCAAGAGCCGTGGTGAGTGCCACGGAGCAAGCATCTGAGTTTAAATTTCTGTATCCGCTAGATGTGAGTTTAGAAGCAAAACTAATGACGATTGCCGAAGCTGGCTATGGAGCAAAAGGGATAGCATTAACCCCCGAAGCAAGGCAGCAGCTCAATCAAATAAAAGCCATGGGGTTAGATGGGTTAGGGATTTGTGTGGCTAAAACACCTCTGTCTATTTGTCATGATCCTAAGGTGAAAGGCATACCAACAGACTTCGAGCTGCCTATTACCCAGTTTAAAATTAACGCTGGGGCAGGCTTTATCACAGCCTTAGTGGGCAAGGTGATGACTATGCCAGGCTTAAGTGTGAGGCCTGGGTACCGAAATATAGATATTAACCAGCAAGATGAGATAGTCGGATTGGCTTAA
- a CDS encoding MaoC family dehydratase → MPSLFSLYRKIFFGRKPGWDEQPLPKIYVSTSNVSLFQDKVAQYSSVCGFDFDGKTLPMTYMYVMAFRLHAVIFTHDGITFPLLGMIHLKNSISQYRTLNVDENFDIECALTGSTVTDSGLEFDLVSKAFVDGKLVWESSSTYLYRIENGKRRIRPPKANAMAWESPESWSLADDLGRRYAKASGDYNLIHLHPVLSKRFGFDRVLAHGMWSKARCIAQMMPKIGARPCTVDVEFKLPLLMPADVSFDSEMDEDDLVFELRDKRGRRPHLSGKISFI, encoded by the coding sequence CTGCCTTCTCTATTTTCCCTCTATCGTAAGATCTTCTTCGGGCGCAAGCCTGGGTGGGATGAGCAGCCTTTGCCAAAGATCTATGTCTCGACGTCTAATGTGAGCTTGTTTCAAGATAAGGTCGCCCAGTATTCATCGGTATGTGGCTTCGACTTCGACGGTAAGACACTGCCTATGACCTACATGTATGTGATGGCATTTCGTCTACATGCGGTTATCTTTACTCATGATGGCATCACGTTTCCACTGCTGGGAATGATTCACCTTAAGAACAGTATTTCTCAGTACCGAACGTTAAATGTCGATGAAAATTTCGATATCGAATGTGCCTTAACAGGCAGTACAGTGACGGATTCAGGATTAGAATTCGATTTAGTCTCTAAAGCCTTCGTCGATGGTAAATTGGTTTGGGAATCATCGTCGACTTACCTTTATCGTATTGAGAATGGTAAGCGCCGTATTCGTCCACCTAAGGCCAATGCCATGGCTTGGGAATCTCCAGAGTCATGGAGCTTAGCCGATGACTTAGGTCGTCGTTATGCTAAAGCTTCGGGAGATTATAATCTTATTCATCTTCACCCAGTACTCTCGAAGCGTTTTGGTTTCGATCGTGTGTTAGCTCATGGTATGTGGTCTAAGGCTCGCTGCATCGCTCAGATGATGCCGAAAATTGGCGCACGCCCTTGTACGGTAGATGTCGAATTCAAATTGCCGCTATTAATGCCTGCGGATGTCAGTTTCGATTCGGAGATGGATGAAGACGATTTAGTCTTTGAACTAAGAGACAAGAGGGGCCGTCGGCCGCATCTTTCTGGGAAAATTAGTTTCATCTAA
- a CDS encoding metal ABC transporter permease, with product MFDINLISILLPALAAGVLVLSTHVLLGQQVLKRGIIFIDLAIAQVAALGAIVAHLNHDIEHLPFSNVWMPALFALGGAGFIAWLSKRMADELEAIIGCFYVLSAVAAMLLLSNDPHGAEMLKQLLSGQILWVNWSQLIWPACVSALVLAVVFLRPSLLEGSGFYILFAIVITLSVELVGVYLVFSTLILPALAVNKFGSRYRLGAAYLVGLTGYILGLLVSATLDLPSGAAIVATLAVSAILFRLALSLSLKTGQEVAIPAKVS from the coding sequence ATGTTTGATATTAACTTAATCTCCATTCTCCTGCCGGCACTAGCCGCGGGTGTGCTGGTGTTGTCGACCCATGTATTACTCGGCCAGCAGGTGCTGAAGCGGGGAATTATTTTCATCGATCTAGCGATTGCCCAAGTGGCTGCATTAGGCGCTATTGTCGCCCACCTCAATCATGATATCGAGCATCTGCCCTTCTCTAATGTGTGGATGCCTGCCCTGTTTGCTCTTGGGGGAGCTGGGTTTATTGCCTGGTTGTCTAAGCGTATGGCCGATGAACTCGAGGCCATCATAGGTTGTTTCTATGTCTTGTCTGCCGTTGCTGCCATGTTGTTGCTGTCAAACGATCCCCATGGTGCAGAGATGCTTAAACAGCTTCTATCGGGGCAAATACTCTGGGTTAATTGGTCGCAACTCATCTGGCCTGCTTGTGTCTCGGCTCTGGTATTAGCCGTGGTTTTCTTAAGGCCTAGCCTGCTCGAGGGCAGTGGTTTTTATATCCTGTTTGCCATAGTCATCACTTTATCGGTCGAGCTTGTCGGTGTTTACCTGGTGTTCAGTACCTTGATACTGCCCGCGCTTGCGGTCAATAAGTTTGGGTCTAGATATAGGCTAGGGGCCGCTTATCTGGTGGGGTTAACGGGCTATATCTTAGGTTTGCTTGTTTCTGCAACTCTGGATCTGCCTAGTGGCGCAGCCATAGTGGCCACACTTGCGGTCAGTGCTATCTTATTTAGGCTGGCACTTAGCTTGTCCCTTAAGACCGGACAGGAAGTTGCTATACCAGCTAAAGTTAGCTAA
- a CDS encoding ABC-type zinc uptake system zinc chaperone: MVSNSVRRGIALWLSAILICLSFAASVHSVEHIDHGDKGHCTLSIHKHQLNKLLPSVPFILPVSIQTFELTSYRVCERRAPHVSVFRSRAPPVA, translated from the coding sequence ATGGTCAGTAACAGTGTGAGACGAGGAATTGCTTTATGGCTATCAGCCATATTGATCTGCCTGTCGTTTGCCGCTTCTGTCCATAGTGTTGAACATATAGATCATGGTGATAAGGGTCACTGTACCCTGAGTATCCATAAACATCAGCTCAACAAACTCTTACCTAGTGTTCCATTTATCCTTCCTGTTTCAATTCAAACATTTGAACTTACCTCCTATCGGGTATGTGAGCGCCGAGCGCCACATGTCAGTGTTTTTCGTAGTCGCGCTCCTCCTGTCGCATAA
- a CDS encoding DUF4240 domain-containing protein: MTEIEFWQLVTRETPAQDQVSLADNLKSKLASLSDQELLEFDKIFGQQMRRAYFWSVWGAAYIITGCDSEYAFAEYRCFLISLGKDWYDKVIANPDDIGQLAQWPEKDGYAYPFVDEYDLIAGQLFEDRTGEELPFVPSGKATPQGKKFTTKKKQLKLAYPQLSQKFPF; the protein is encoded by the coding sequence ATGACCGAAATAGAATTCTGGCAACTGGTAACACGAGAGACACCCGCTCAAGACCAGGTAAGCCTTGCCGATAACCTAAAGAGTAAATTAGCGTCCTTGTCTGATCAGGAACTGCTCGAATTTGATAAAATATTCGGACAGCAGATGCGCAGAGCCTATTTTTGGTCTGTTTGGGGCGCGGCTTATATTATTACAGGCTGTGATTCAGAATATGCCTTTGCCGAGTATCGATGTTTTCTAATTTCATTGGGTAAAGACTGGTACGACAAAGTGATTGCCAATCCCGATGATATTGGTCAGCTAGCCCAGTGGCCAGAGAAAGATGGCTATGCTTACCCGTTTGTCGATGAATATGATTTGATAGCCGGTCAACTCTTCGAAGATAGAACCGGGGAAGAACTCCCTTTTGTGCCTTCGGGAAAAGCGACGCCACAAGGTAAAAAGTTTACCACTAAGAAAAAGCAGCTCAAACTTGCTTACCCGCAATTGAGCCAAAAATTCCCCTTCTAA
- a CDS encoding chemotaxis protein CheD has protein sequence MQTVVIPPPRAGFEQIPRSWDNKHNKVIARVDPGVFYISSHDEYIFTRLGSCVAACIWDPLLGIGGLNHFLLPEKELHEDWHQLTSYSCRYGNLAMEQLINGILISGGQRQRLKAKIFGGAQMTKTSVLNVGQSNIEFVKEYLKIEGIDTVSDDLGGPWPRKVLFHPNSGKVLLKRMSPARIGQMMTEEKAYLNNIVKKPEDNQIELF, from the coding sequence ATGCAAACTGTGGTAATTCCTCCCCCAAGAGCGGGTTTCGAGCAGATCCCCAGAAGCTGGGACAATAAGCATAACAAGGTCATAGCCAGAGTCGATCCCGGCGTTTTCTATATATCCTCCCATGACGAATATATTTTCACCCGTTTGGGTTCATGCGTTGCCGCCTGTATCTGGGATCCTTTACTGGGGATCGGCGGCTTGAATCACTTCCTCTTGCCTGAGAAGGAACTCCATGAAGACTGGCACCAACTGACAAGCTATTCATGTCGCTATGGAAACTTGGCCATGGAGCAATTGATCAATGGAATCTTAATCTCAGGAGGTCAACGACAGAGATTAAAGGCGAAAATATTTGGTGGGGCTCAGATGACCAAAACATCAGTGCTCAACGTCGGTCAATCCAACATTGAGTTTGTGAAGGAGTATCTGAAAATCGAGGGGATCGATACTGTGTCGGATGACTTGGGTGGCCCCTGGCCACGTAAAGTATTATTTCATCCGAATAGTGGCAAGGTGTTGTTGAAACGTATGTCACCTGCACGCATAGGTCAGATGATGACGGAAGAGAAGGCCTATCTGAATAACATAGTCAAAAAGCCAGAAGATAATCAGATTGAGCTATTTTGA
- a CDS encoding DUF3016 domain-containing protein gives MKLTHLFLTGIVVSGAMLSGFAVADVVTENPVTERGVVKVTWQDPKSFRDIKAVGGIQSRYETRTFEALTKSLDKEASKILKPEQKLELIVTDLDLAGDVRPTFGATMNDIRLITDIYPPRITFSYSVLEGDKVVVVGNEKLTDMGFMHTTGRMNDRPLRYESKLLADWMKKTLEPKI, from the coding sequence ATGAAGTTAACTCATTTATTTCTAACGGGAATTGTGGTTTCAGGTGCTATGCTTTCTGGTTTCGCGGTTGCCGATGTGGTGACTGAAAATCCAGTGACAGAGCGAGGTGTGGTCAAGGTAACTTGGCAAGACCCTAAAAGCTTCCGAGATATCAAAGCGGTGGGCGGTATTCAGTCCCGTTATGAGACTCGTACGTTTGAAGCATTAACTAAGAGTCTGGATAAAGAGGCGAGCAAAATTCTCAAGCCAGAACAAAAGCTGGAATTGATCGTGACCGACTTAGATCTTGCCGGTGATGTCAGACCGACATTTGGCGCGACCATGAACGACATTCGCTTGATCACAGATATCTATCCGCCTCGTATCACCTTCAGTTATTCGGTATTAGAGGGCGATAAGGTGGTCGTGGTAGGTAACGAAAAACTGACCGATATGGGCTTTATGCATACCACAGGTCGTATGAACGATAGGCCATTAAGATACGAGAGCAAGTTACTTGCCGATTGGATGAAGAAAACCTTAGAGCCTAAAATCTAA
- the rraB gene encoding ribonuclease E inhibitor RraB → MSIERLLKAQKQENQEIVDAILGDGSHPDVDYTIEHHFSSTNFDRLEKAAVDAFKSGFEVNDAEEMELEDGSVIYCFDAVASHKLEVELLDQACEALLTLAAKQKVDYDGWGTYFIDENGDEVRDDDEDFEDDDEDFEDFEEEDDEDKDKDDKDTVH, encoded by the coding sequence ATGTCAATTGAGCGTTTACTTAAGGCACAGAAACAAGAAAACCAAGAGATAGTCGATGCTATTCTTGGTGACGGTTCACATCCCGATGTCGACTACACAATTGAGCATCATTTTTCATCGACAAACTTCGACCGTCTAGAGAAAGCGGCTGTAGATGCGTTTAAATCAGGTTTTGAAGTCAATGATGCCGAAGAGATGGAGCTGGAAGATGGCTCTGTTATCTACTGTTTCGATGCTGTCGCAAGCCATAAGCTTGAAGTTGAGCTGCTGGATCAGGCTTGTGAAGCCCTATTAACCTTAGCGGCTAAGCAGAAAGTCGACTATGACGGTTGGGGTACGTATTTCATCGATGAAAACGGTGATGAGGTACGTGATGACGACGAAGACTTTGAAGATGACGACGAAGATTTTGAAGACTTTGAAGAAGAAGACGACGAAGATAAAGATAAAGACGACAAAGACACTGTTCACTAA
- a CDS encoding metal ABC transporter solute-binding protein, Zn/Mn family, protein MRINSKLVKSAIAAIVVSYSSLASAELNIFACEPEYASLAKELAPNARIYSATTAMQDPHQVQARPSLIAKMRQADIAVCAGADLEVGWLPMLQMKSSNAKVRSTDQGLFYAAEQVETIDQLKSVDRSMGDVHAKGNPHLHFSPERMLKVAQALTAKLIAVDPASKAEYESALADFSLRWTAAIPVWKKKAAPLNGKKVIAYHSSFKYLFTWVGIEQVADLEPKPGLPPSSSHLASLLTRTEAGDVMAIIVASYQDERGANWLGDRANLPVQVLPMSVGGNDQSQDLFSLYDSVLDLLLSVKAS, encoded by the coding sequence GTGCGCATCAATTCTAAGTTAGTAAAGTCGGCGATAGCCGCAATAGTAGTGAGTTATTCGAGCCTGGCATCTGCGGAGCTCAATATCTTTGCCTGTGAACCCGAGTATGCGTCTTTGGCGAAAGAGTTGGCACCCAATGCCAGGATCTATTCGGCGACGACTGCGATGCAAGACCCACATCAGGTGCAAGCCAGACCGAGTCTGATTGCTAAGATGCGTCAAGCGGATATCGCTGTCTGTGCCGGTGCCGATCTTGAGGTTGGTTGGCTGCCTATGCTGCAGATGAAGTCATCTAACGCTAAGGTTCGCTCGACGGATCAGGGTCTCTTCTATGCCGCCGAGCAGGTTGAAACCATAGACCAGCTTAAATCTGTGGATCGCAGCATGGGAGATGTTCATGCTAAGGGTAATCCTCATCTTCACTTCTCACCTGAGCGGATGTTGAAGGTGGCGCAGGCTCTTACGGCTAAGCTCATAGCCGTGGACCCAGCCAGTAAAGCAGAATATGAATCGGCCTTGGCTGACTTTAGCCTGAGATGGACTGCGGCTATTCCTGTTTGGAAGAAGAAAGCTGCGCCCCTGAACGGTAAGAAGGTCATCGCCTATCACTCCAGCTTCAAATATCTGTTCACTTGGGTGGGGATAGAGCAAGTTGCTGATTTAGAGCCTAAGCCTGGATTGCCACCTAGTAGTAGTCACCTTGCAAGTCTGCTGACACGTACGGAGGCGGGGGATGTGATGGCGATTATCGTGGCTTCTTATCAAGATGAACGTGGCGCTAATTGGTTGGGAGATCGTGCCAACTTACCGGTTCAGGTGCTACCTATGTCGGTCGGCGGCAACGATCAGAGCCAAGATCTCTTTAGCCTCTACGACAGTGTGTTAGATCTCTTACTTAGCGTAAAAGCTAGCTAG
- a CDS encoding TraB/GumN family protein: MATSRHRLLLCLVWFTFSGFIPSALAGVEDRPPFFQIDYQGKTAYLLGSIHVGQADFYPMAPLIESKFESAGSLVVEADAASADIVALIRKYGLNTLPIDLETKTELDAYCKPRASACAALSGFAPWLQSIQVGMNRFEELGYSASYGVDQRFITMNRDRPLLELESTEFQFNLLASFDEKSQWAMVREAIESPDEDMHGLITAWRTGDTAHIAELMEGQMLEEGDTLMLDKLLWRRNIDMAARIRYLMQEPDTQHPLFIIIGAGHLVGDKSIPMEMTQHGAKIASCWQQGCD; encoded by the coding sequence ATGGCAACAAGTCGGCATAGGTTATTACTTTGTCTTGTATGGTTCACTTTTTCTGGTTTTATCCCATCGGCCTTGGCTGGAGTAGAGGATCGGCCGCCCTTTTTTCAGATCGATTATCAGGGAAAGACAGCCTATCTACTGGGCTCTATTCATGTGGGGCAAGCTGATTTCTATCCCATGGCGCCGCTGATTGAATCTAAATTTGAGTCGGCAGGATCTTTGGTTGTCGAGGCCGATGCGGCCAGTGCAGATATAGTGGCCTTGATAAGAAAATATGGCTTGAACACACTTCCCATAGACCTTGAAACTAAGACGGAGCTCGATGCCTATTGTAAGCCAAGAGCTAGTGCGTGTGCTGCACTGAGTGGATTTGCGCCCTGGTTACAGTCGATACAAGTGGGTATGAATCGGTTCGAGGAGTTAGGTTACAGTGCTAGTTATGGTGTGGATCAGAGGTTTATTACTATGAATCGAGACCGTCCCTTGTTAGAGCTAGAGAGTACTGAGTTTCAGTTCAATTTACTTGCTTCCTTCGATGAGAAGTCCCAATGGGCCATGGTGAGAGAAGCCATAGAGTCCCCCGACGAAGATATGCATGGCCTGATCACTGCTTGGAGAACGGGAGATACGGCACATATCGCCGAGCTCATGGAGGGGCAGATGTTAGAAGAGGGTGATACGTTAATGTTGGACAAGCTACTCTGGCGACGCAATATCGATATGGCAGCGAGAATACGTTACTTAATGCAAGAGCCTGATACTCAGCACCCGCTATTTATCATTATTGGTGCCGGACACCTGGTCGGCGATAAAAGCATTCCCATGGAGATGACTCAGCACGGTGCTAAGATAGCAAGCTGCTGGCAGCAGGGGTGTGACTGA
- a CDS encoding mechanosensitive ion channel family protein, whose amino-acid sequence MYRTISLIMLTVMTLIGTQVQAKEVDIASELSSLHQSIDRDVVQLRLEQGELSQFTEYRIQQKSAQLHQRLKKLMNVAPLDVEQLAPYVTEHLKLIEEIDAHYLQSITALKLMLGKDNDADIMMQLTNRELERDGMLQAKSVALNWAEQLSINTANVKQKFTSSLLERADNLDSLVHYTQSRLKVAVDDASLAGKDVSSEQTAKVTQLNERLSHSSSSLRVAVQLLDDLDQDTSELKQTLFSTSGNITQGVLNLDVASSLLEQWLATAKHQAIDNGPSVVFKVFIFLLILMIANMIGKGVEKLVRKAVSNSKLNFSKLLQEFFTSLSGKAVFTIGVLIALSQLGFELGPLLAGFGVAGVIIGFALQDTLSNFASGMMILVYRPYDVGDLINAAGVTGKVSHMNLVSTTIKTLDNQRLIIPNNKIWGDTINNITVEHQRRVDMTFGIGYGDDIEKAERVLKDIVTSHPKVLKSPAPMIKLHVLGESSVDFIVRPWAKPEDYWDVYWDITREVKMRFDRENISIPFPQRDVHVYQN is encoded by the coding sequence ATGTACCGCACCATCTCCCTGATCATGCTCACTGTCATGACGCTTATCGGGACTCAAGTACAAGCCAAAGAAGTAGACATAGCTTCCGAGCTCAGCTCTTTGCATCAATCAATAGATCGCGATGTGGTCCAGTTGCGACTGGAGCAAGGAGAATTATCTCAATTCACCGAATACCGTATTCAGCAAAAATCGGCTCAATTGCATCAAAGACTCAAAAAGTTAATGAATGTTGCCCCCTTGGACGTCGAGCAACTAGCCCCTTACGTTACAGAACATCTAAAATTGATTGAGGAGATCGACGCTCATTATCTGCAGAGCATTACCGCCCTTAAATTGATGTTAGGTAAAGATAATGACGCCGATATCATGATGCAGCTAACCAATCGTGAGTTAGAACGTGATGGTATGCTACAAGCCAAATCGGTAGCTTTGAACTGGGCAGAGCAGCTGTCTATCAATACAGCCAATGTGAAACAAAAATTTACCTCTAGCCTGCTCGAGCGAGCCGATAACTTAGATAGTCTGGTGCATTACACTCAAAGCAGATTAAAAGTGGCAGTGGATGATGCCAGTCTGGCGGGTAAAGATGTCTCAAGCGAGCAAACGGCTAAGGTCACTCAACTTAATGAGAGACTCTCCCACAGCAGTTCCAGCTTGAGAGTCGCAGTTCAACTCCTAGACGATTTAGACCAAGACACCTCTGAGTTAAAACAAACCTTATTTAGTACATCAGGTAACATTACTCAGGGTGTACTCAACCTGGACGTTGCCAGCAGCCTACTCGAGCAATGGCTCGCGACAGCAAAACATCAGGCCATAGATAATGGCCCTAGCGTGGTTTTCAAGGTATTCATCTTCCTACTTATCTTAATGATTGCCAACATGATCGGCAAAGGCGTTGAGAAGCTAGTAAGGAAAGCGGTGAGCAACTCTAAACTCAATTTCAGCAAGCTGCTGCAAGAGTTTTTCACTTCTCTGTCCGGTAAAGCTGTATTCACTATCGGTGTACTTATAGCGCTATCTCAACTCGGTTTCGAGCTAGGCCCCTTATTGGCTGGCTTCGGAGTCGCTGGTGTGATTATCGGTTTTGCCCTCCAAGACACCTTATCTAATTTTGCCTCAGGCATGATGATCTTGGTCTACCGTCCCTACGATGTCGGCGACCTCATCAATGCAGCCGGAGTGACAGGTAAGGTGAGCCACATGAACCTGGTATCCACTACGATCAAGACCTTAGATAACCAGAGACTCATCATCCCCAATAACAAGATTTGGGGTGATACCATCAATAACATCACAGTTGAGCATCAGAGACGTGTCGATATGACTTTCGGTATTGGTTACGGTGATGATATTGAGAAGGCGGAGCGTGTGCTTAAGGACATAGTCACCTCACATCCTAAAGTACTTAAGAGTCCAGCTCCTATGATCAAGCTGCATGTCTTGGGCGAGTCTTCGGTAGACTTCATTGTACGCCCATGGGCCAAGCCTGAAGACTACTGGGATGTTTACTGGGATATTACTCGCGAAGTGAAGATGCGCTTCGACAGAGAGAACATCAGCATTCCGTTTCCACAACGCGATGTACATGTTTATCAAAACTAA